Below is a genomic region from Rhodopirellula bahusiensis.
AATTGACCAGAACCTCAAGTGGGGGGCGGTCGGCGCCACCAGCAACCCCGCCATCATCTCGGGCATCGTGAAGGCCGGCGGTTTTGACGATCGAATCGACGCGTTGTTGAGCGAAGGGCACGACGACGAAGCCATCGCATGGGCTCTCACGAACGAATTGGTTTCCGACGCCGAAACAAAATTCGCGTCGATCCACGAATCAACCGCGGGCAATGCGGGCTGGGTCAGCTTCGAACTCGATCCGATCTTGGAAGATCCTGAGCAAAACCTTTCCGCTTCGGACATCGCCAGCCGCTACATCGAGTTGGGCAAGCAATGGGCCGCCGGTCACACCAACCGAATGATCAAAGTTCCCGCGACGGAAGCTGGCTTGCTTGCGTTGGAAGAATTGGCCGCCGCCGGAATCACATTGAATGTGACGTTGATGTTCACCGCGGATCAGTACCACGCGGCTCGGGAAGCGATTTGGAAGGGTGCCCAGCGTGCAGCCGAGTCCGGTGTGCGTTCACTCGATCAATTCAAATCGGTCTACAGCATTTTCATTTCGCGAATCGACGTCTACACGCAGAAGGAATTGCCTAACCTTTCGGCCGACGCCCAAGGTCATGTTGGCATCCTCAACGCGAAACGAATTTGGAAAGAGAACCAAGAGTTCTGGGCCGACAAGAACCTGAAGCTCGAACAAGAGTTGATCTTCGCCAGCACGGGAACGAAGAGCAAAGACGATCCACCATGGAAGTACGTCGCCGCATTGGCGGGCAGCGACATTCAAACCAACCCGCCCGCGACCAATGAAGCGGTCGACGCCAGCGGCAAGACATTCACCAGCGAAGTCGGCGACATGCCATCGCAAGCGGTTCAAGACGAAGTCGACGCGGCTTTGGACATCAAGGGAATGCACAAGTTCTTGATGGACGAAGGCGTCGACAAATTCGTCAAGCCACAACGTGAGTTGCTGGCGATCATCTCAGCGAAACGCGAAGAACTGACCAAGCAAGCCTAGTTGCTGAGCAATAGGTCTCAGACAACAGTTTGAAATGCAATCAGCCGCGGCAAATGCCGCGGCTGATTTGCTATGTGTCCCGAACCGTCTGAGAATCGATTGGCGATTCGCGAACCAACGAATCTGGACTCCCCACGAACCGGAGGGCTCGCGCCCTGCCGCTAAGATTGGTACCGGAGGGATCACTCGCTGCATCTGAAATTGGTAGCGGAACGGCGCGAGCCGTCCGGTGTCACACGAAGTTGTTTCATTGACAAACCACTCGTCACCGAGCGGATTCAAAAGCCCCGGCGCCACCCAGCAATCAAGCCAATTTAGAATTTACAATTGTCAATTTAACTTTTTCAATCGCCACGATCGATCTACAAGCTGACACCCGCAGACCAGTTCACAATTCCAAA
It encodes:
- a CDS encoding transaldolase family protein; this translates as MSASLQSLIDSGTKLYLDSVEPSEIDQNLKWGAVGATSNPAIISGIVKAGGFDDRIDALLSEGHDDEAIAWALTNELVSDAETKFASIHESTAGNAGWVSFELDPILEDPEQNLSASDIASRYIELGKQWAAGHTNRMIKVPATEAGLLALEELAAAGITLNVTLMFTADQYHAAREAIWKGAQRAAESGVRSLDQFKSVYSIFISRIDVYTQKELPNLSADAQGHVGILNAKRIWKENQEFWADKNLKLEQELIFASTGTKSKDDPPWKYVAALAGSDIQTNPPATNEAVDASGKTFTSEVGDMPSQAVQDEVDAALDIKGMHKFLMDEGVDKFVKPQRELLAIISAKREELTKQA